A single window of Mustela erminea isolate mMusErm1 chromosome 4, mMusErm1.Pri, whole genome shotgun sequence DNA harbors:
- the EHMT2 gene encoding histone-lysine N-methyltransferase EHMT2 isoform X1, producing the protein MRGLPRGRGLMRARGRGRAAPPGSRGRGRGGPHRGRGRPRSLLSLPRAQASWAPQLPAGLTSPPIPCVPCQGEAPAEMGALVLEKEPRGATERVHGSLGDTPRSEETLPKASPDSLEPAGPSSPASVTVTVGDEGADTPVGAAPLIGDEPENLEGDGDLHGGRILLGHATKSFPSSPSKGGACPSRAKMSMTGTGKSPPSVQSLAMRLLSMPGAQGAATAGTEPPVATPSPEGQPKVHRARKTMSKPGNGQPPVPEKRPPEVQHFRMSDDVHSLGKMTSEVAKRRKLNAGGGLSEELGSTRGSGEVTMEKGGPGSLEEWETVVGDDFSLYYDSYSVDERVDSDSKSEVEALAEQLSEEEEEEEEEEEEEEEEEEEEEEEEEEDEESGNQSDRSGSSGRRKAKKKWRKDSPWVKPSRKRRKREPPRAKEPRGVNGVGSSGPSEYMEVPLGSLELPSEGTLSPNHAGVSNDTSSLETERGFEELPLCSCRMEAPKIDRISERAGHKCMATESVDGELSGCNAAILKRETMRPSSRVALMVLCETHRARMVKHHCCPGCGYFCTAGTFLECHPDFRVAHRFHKACVSQLNGMVFCPHCGEDASEAQEVTIPRGDGVTPPAGTAAPAPPPLAQDAPGRADTSQPSARMRGHGEPRRPPCDPLADTIDSSGPSLTLPNGGCLSAVGLPPGPGREALEKALVIQESERRKKLRFHPRQLYLSVKQGELQKVILMLLDNLDPNFQSDQQSKRTPLHAAAQKGSVEICHVLLQAGANINAVDKQQRTPLMEAVVNNHLEAARYMVQRGGCVYSKEEDGSTCLHHAAKIGNLEMVSLLLSTGQVDVNAQDSGGWTPIIWAAEHKHIEVIRMLLTRGADVTLTDNEENICLHWASFTGSAAIAEVLLNARCDLHAVNYHGDTPLHIAARESYHDCVLLFLSRGANPELRNKEGDTAWDLTPERSDVWFALQLNRKLRLGVGNRAIRTEKIICRDVARGYENVPIPCVNGVDGEPCPEDYKYISENCETSTMNIDRNITHLQHCTCVDDCSSSNCLCGQLSIRCWYDKDGRLLQEFNKIEPPLIFECNQACSCWRNCKNRVVQSGIKVRLQLYRTAKMGWGVRALQTIPQGTFICEYVGELISDAEADVREDDSYLFDLDNKDGEVYCIDARYYGNISRFINHLCDPNIIPVRVFMLHQDLRFPRIAFFSSRDIRTGEELGFDYGDRFWDIKSKYFTCQCGSEKCKHSAEAIALEQSRLARLDPHPELLPELGSLPSVNP; encoded by the exons ATGCGGGGTCTACCGAGAGGGAGGGGGCTAATGCGGGCCCGGGGGAGGGGTCGTGCGGCCCCCCCGGGCAGCCGAGGCCGCGGAAGGGGGGGCCCTCATAGAGGAAGAGGTAGGCCCCGGAGCCTACTCTCTCTTCCCAGAGCCCAGGCGTCCTGGGCTCCCCAACTTCCTGCTGGACTGACCAGCCCCCCTATACCTTGTGTCCCCTGCCAGGGGGAGGCCCCTGCTGAGATGGGGGCGCTGGTGCTGGAGAAGGAGCCTAGAGGAGCCACTGAGAGAG TCCATGGCTCTTTGGGGGACACCCCTCGTAGTGAGGAGACCCTGCCCAAGGCCAGCCCCGACTCCCTGGAGCCTGCTGGGCCCTCATCCCCAGCCTCTGTCACTGTCACCGTTGGCGATGAGGGGGCTGACACCCCTGTAGGAGCCGCACCACTCATTGGGGATGAACCTGAGAATCTGGAGGGAGATGGGGACCTCCATGGGGGTCGCATCCTGCTGG GCCATGCCACAAAGTcattcccctcttcccccagcaaGGGGGGTGCCTGTCCCAGCCGGGCCAAGATGTCAATGACAGGGACTGGAAAATCACCCCCATCAGTCCAGAGTTTGGCTATGCGGCTGCTGAGTATGCCGGGGGCCCAGGGGGCAGCCACAGCAGGGACCGAGCCCCCTGTGGCCACACCCAGCCCAGAGGGACAGCCCAAGGTCCACCGAGCCAGAAAAACCATGTCCAAACCAGGAAATGGGCAG CCCCCGGTCCCTGAGAAGCGGCCCCCTGAAGTGCAGCATTTCCGCATGAGTGATGATGTACACTCACTGGGGAAGATGACCTCAG aagtgGCGAAAAGAAGGAAGCTGAACGCAGGAGGTGGCCTG TCAGAGGAGTTGGGTTCTACGCGGGGTTCGGGAGAAGTGACCATGGAGAAAGGGGGCCCAGGGTCCCTGGAGGAGTGGGAGACAGTGGTGGGGGACGACTTCAGCCTCTACTATGACTCCTACTCTGTGGATGAGCGTGTGGACTCCGACAGCAAG TCTGAGGTTGAAGCTCTGGCTGAACAACtgagtgaggaagaagaagaagaggaggaggaggaggaagaggaagaagaagaggaggaggaggaagaggaagaagaagaggaagacgaGGAGTCAGGCAATCAGTCCGACAGG AGTGGCTCCAGCGGCCGCCGCAAAGCCAAGAAGAAGTGGCGAAAGGACAGCCCATGGGTGAAGCCGTCCAGGAAACGGCGAAAGCGCGAGCCTCCCCGGGCCAAGGAGCCACGAG GAGTGAATGGTGTGGGCTCCTCAGGCCCCAGTGAGTACATGGAGGTCCCTCTGGGGTCCCTGGAGCTGCCCAGCGAGGGGACCCTCTCCCCCAACCACGCGG GGGTATCCAATGACACGTCCTCACTGGAGACCGAGCGGGGCTTTGAGGAATTACCGCTGTGCAGCTGCCGCATGGAGGCTCCCAAGATTGACCGTATCAGTGAGCGAGCTGGGCACAAGTGCATGGCCACAGAGAGTGTGGATGGAGAG CTGTCAGGCTGCAATGCCGCCATCCTCAAGCGGGAGACCATGAGGCCATCCAGCCGCGTGGCACTGATGGTGCTCTGTGAGACCCACCGTGCCCGCATGGTCAAGCACCACTGCTGCCCAGGCTGTGGCTACTTCTGTACAGCG GGCACCTTCCTAGAGTGCCACCCCGACTTCCGTGTGGCCCACCGCTTCCACAAGGCCTGTGTGTCCCAGCTGAATGGCATGGTCTTCTGTCCCCACTGTGGGGAGGATGCCTCTGAGGCCCAGGAGGTGACCATCCCCCGGGGGGATGGGGTGACCCCACCAGCTGGCactgcagcccctgcccccccacccctcgctCAGGATGCCCCTGGGAGAGCAGACACTTCCCAGCCCAG TGCCCGGATGCGAGGGCATGGGGAGCCCCGGCGCCCACCCTGCGACCCTCTGGCTGACACCATCGACAGCTCGGGGCCCTCCCTGACCCTTCCCAATGGGGGCTGCCTGTCAGCTGTGGGGCTGCCCCCAGGGCCCGGCCGCGAGGCCCTGGAGAAGGCCCTGGTCATCCAGGAGTCTGAGAG GCGGAAGAAACTCCGCTTCCACCCCCGCCAGTTGTACCTGTCCGtgaagcagggggagctacagaaGGTGATCCTGATGCTGC TGGACAACCTGGACCCCAACTTCCAGAGCGATCAGCAGAGCAAGCGCACGCCCCTGCACGCGGCTGCCCAGAAGGGCTCCGTGGAGATCTGCCACGTGCTGCTGCAG GCCGGAGCCAACATCAATGCAGTGGACAAGCAGCAGCGGACGCCGCTGATGGAGGCTGTGGTGAACAACCACCTGGAGGCGGCCCGCTACATGGTGCAGCGTGGCGGCTGTGTCTACAGCAAG GAGGAGGACGGCTCCACCTGCCTGCACCATGCAGCCAAAATTGGGAACTTGGAGATGGTCAGCCTGCTCCTCAGCACGGGACAGGTGGATGTCAACGCCCAG GACAGTGGGGGGTGGACACCCATCATCTGGGCCGCGGAGCACAAGCACATTGAAGTGATCCGCATGCTGCTGACCCGGGGCGCTGATGTCACGCTCACGGACAAC GAAGAAAACATCtgcctgcactgggcttccttcACGGGCAGTGCGGCCATCGCCGAGGTCCTCCTCAATGCCCGCTGCGACCTCCACGCAGTCAACTACCACGGGGACACGCCCCTGCACATCGCGGCACGGGAGAGCTACCACGACTGTGTGCT GTTGTTCCTGTCACGCGGGGCGAACCCGGAGCTGCGGAACAAGGAGGGGGACACGGCGTGGGACCTGACTCCGGAGCGCTCCGATGTGTGGTTTGCCCTGCAGCTCAACCGCAAGCTTCGGCTGGGAGTGGGGAATCGGGCCATCCGCACTGAGAAGATTATATGCCG GGATGTGGCTCGGGGCTATGAGAACGTGCCTATCCCCTGTGTCAATGGCGTGGACGGGGAGCCCTGCCCTGAAGATTACAAGTACATCTCAGAGAACTGCGAGACATCCACCATGAACATCGACCGGAACATCACCCATTTGCAA cacTGCACCTGTGTGGATGACTGCTCCAGCTCCAACTGCCTGTGCGGGCAGCTCAGCATCCGCTGCTGGTATGATAAG GACGGGCGGCTGCTCCAGGAATTTAATAAGATCGAGCCCCCACTGATTTTCGAGTGTAACCAAGCGTGCTCCTGCTGGAGAAACTGCAAGAACCGGGTGGTACAGAGTGGCATCAA agTGCGACTGCAGCTCTACCGGACAGCCAAGATGGGCTGGGGGGTCCGCGCCCTGCAGACCATCCCCCAGGGGACCTTCATCTGCGA GTATGTCGGGGAGCTGATCTCTGATGCCGAGGCTGATGTGAGAGAGGATGATTCTTATCTCTTCGACTTAGACAATAAG GATGGAGAGGTGTACTGCATCGATGCCCGTTACTATGGCAACATCAGCCGCTTCATCAACCACCTGTGTGACCCCAACATCATCCCTGTCCGGGTCTTCATGCTGCACCAAGACCTGCGCTTTCCACGCATTGCCTTCTTCAGTTCCCGAGACATCCGGactggggaggagctggg GTTTGATTATGGTGACCGCTTCTGGGACATCAAAAGCAAATACTTCACTTGTCAGTGTGGCTCTGAGAAATGCAAGCACTCAGCCGAGGCCATCGCCCTGGAACAGAGCCGCCTGGCGCGCCTAGACCCCCACCCCGAGCTGCTGCCTGAGCTTGGCTCCCTGCCCTCCGTCAATCCCTGA
- the EHMT2 gene encoding histone-lysine N-methyltransferase EHMT2 isoform X5 — protein sequence MRGLPRGRGLMRARGRGRAAPPGSRGRGRGGPHRGRGRPRSLLSLPRAQASWAPQLPAGLTSPPIPCVPCQGEAPAEMGALVLEKEPRGATERVHGSLGDTPRSEETLPKASPDSLEPAGPSSPASVTVTVGDEGADTPVGAAPLIGDEPENLEGDGDLHGGRILLGHATKSFPSSPSKGGACPSRAKMSMTGTGKSPPSVQSLAMRLLSMPGAQGAATAGTEPPVATPSPEGQPKVHRARKTMSKPGNGQPPVPEKRPPEVQHFRMSDDVHSLGKMTSEVAKRRKLNAGGGLSEELGSTRGSGEVTMEKGGPGSLEEWETVVGDDFSLYYDSYSVDERVDSDSKSEVEALAEQLSEEEEEEEEEEEEEEEEEEEEEEEEEEDEESGNQSDRSGSSGRRKAKKKWRKDSPWVKPSRKRRKREPPRAKEPRGVNGVGSSGPSEYMEVPLGSLELPSEGTLSPNHAGVSNDTSSLETERGFEELPLCSCRMEAPKIDRISERAGHKCMATESVDGELSGCNAAILKRETMRPSSRVALMVLCETHRARMVKHHCCPGCGYFCTAGTFLECHPDFRVAHRFHKACVSQLNGMVFCPHCGEDASEAQEVTIPRGDGVTPPAGTAAPAPPPLAQDAPGRADTSQPSARMRGHGEPRRPPCDPLADTIDSSGPSLTLPNGGCLSAVGLPPGPGREALEKALVIQESERRKKLRFHPRQLYLSVKQGELQKVILMLLDNLDPNFQSDQQSKRTPLHAAAQKGSVEICHVLLQAGANINAVDKQQRTPLMEAVVNNHLEAARYMVQRGGCVYSKEEDGSTCLHHAAKIGNLEMVSLLLSTGQVDVNAQDSGGWTPIIWAAEHKHIEVIRMLLTRGADVTLTDNEENICLHWASFTGSAAIAEVLLNARCDLHAVNYHGDTPLHIAARESYHDCVLLFLSRGANPELRNKEGDTAWDLTPERSDVWFALQLNRKLRLGVGNRAIRTEKIICRNLSGLSLHLVDPAPTPLAPPAPSPFCQGCGSGL from the exons ATGCGGGGTCTACCGAGAGGGAGGGGGCTAATGCGGGCCCGGGGGAGGGGTCGTGCGGCCCCCCCGGGCAGCCGAGGCCGCGGAAGGGGGGGCCCTCATAGAGGAAGAGGTAGGCCCCGGAGCCTACTCTCTCTTCCCAGAGCCCAGGCGTCCTGGGCTCCCCAACTTCCTGCTGGACTGACCAGCCCCCCTATACCTTGTGTCCCCTGCCAGGGGGAGGCCCCTGCTGAGATGGGGGCGCTGGTGCTGGAGAAGGAGCCTAGAGGAGCCACTGAGAGAG TCCATGGCTCTTTGGGGGACACCCCTCGTAGTGAGGAGACCCTGCCCAAGGCCAGCCCCGACTCCCTGGAGCCTGCTGGGCCCTCATCCCCAGCCTCTGTCACTGTCACCGTTGGCGATGAGGGGGCTGACACCCCTGTAGGAGCCGCACCACTCATTGGGGATGAACCTGAGAATCTGGAGGGAGATGGGGACCTCCATGGGGGTCGCATCCTGCTGG GCCATGCCACAAAGTcattcccctcttcccccagcaaGGGGGGTGCCTGTCCCAGCCGGGCCAAGATGTCAATGACAGGGACTGGAAAATCACCCCCATCAGTCCAGAGTTTGGCTATGCGGCTGCTGAGTATGCCGGGGGCCCAGGGGGCAGCCACAGCAGGGACCGAGCCCCCTGTGGCCACACCCAGCCCAGAGGGACAGCCCAAGGTCCACCGAGCCAGAAAAACCATGTCCAAACCAGGAAATGGGCAG CCCCCGGTCCCTGAGAAGCGGCCCCCTGAAGTGCAGCATTTCCGCATGAGTGATGATGTACACTCACTGGGGAAGATGACCTCAG aagtgGCGAAAAGAAGGAAGCTGAACGCAGGAGGTGGCCTG TCAGAGGAGTTGGGTTCTACGCGGGGTTCGGGAGAAGTGACCATGGAGAAAGGGGGCCCAGGGTCCCTGGAGGAGTGGGAGACAGTGGTGGGGGACGACTTCAGCCTCTACTATGACTCCTACTCTGTGGATGAGCGTGTGGACTCCGACAGCAAG TCTGAGGTTGAAGCTCTGGCTGAACAACtgagtgaggaagaagaagaagaggaggaggaggaggaagaggaagaagaagaggaggaggaggaagaggaagaagaagaggaagacgaGGAGTCAGGCAATCAGTCCGACAGG AGTGGCTCCAGCGGCCGCCGCAAAGCCAAGAAGAAGTGGCGAAAGGACAGCCCATGGGTGAAGCCGTCCAGGAAACGGCGAAAGCGCGAGCCTCCCCGGGCCAAGGAGCCACGAG GAGTGAATGGTGTGGGCTCCTCAGGCCCCAGTGAGTACATGGAGGTCCCTCTGGGGTCCCTGGAGCTGCCCAGCGAGGGGACCCTCTCCCCCAACCACGCGG GGGTATCCAATGACACGTCCTCACTGGAGACCGAGCGGGGCTTTGAGGAATTACCGCTGTGCAGCTGCCGCATGGAGGCTCCCAAGATTGACCGTATCAGTGAGCGAGCTGGGCACAAGTGCATGGCCACAGAGAGTGTGGATGGAGAG CTGTCAGGCTGCAATGCCGCCATCCTCAAGCGGGAGACCATGAGGCCATCCAGCCGCGTGGCACTGATGGTGCTCTGTGAGACCCACCGTGCCCGCATGGTCAAGCACCACTGCTGCCCAGGCTGTGGCTACTTCTGTACAGCG GGCACCTTCCTAGAGTGCCACCCCGACTTCCGTGTGGCCCACCGCTTCCACAAGGCCTGTGTGTCCCAGCTGAATGGCATGGTCTTCTGTCCCCACTGTGGGGAGGATGCCTCTGAGGCCCAGGAGGTGACCATCCCCCGGGGGGATGGGGTGACCCCACCAGCTGGCactgcagcccctgcccccccacccctcgctCAGGATGCCCCTGGGAGAGCAGACACTTCCCAGCCCAG TGCCCGGATGCGAGGGCATGGGGAGCCCCGGCGCCCACCCTGCGACCCTCTGGCTGACACCATCGACAGCTCGGGGCCCTCCCTGACCCTTCCCAATGGGGGCTGCCTGTCAGCTGTGGGGCTGCCCCCAGGGCCCGGCCGCGAGGCCCTGGAGAAGGCCCTGGTCATCCAGGAGTCTGAGAG GCGGAAGAAACTCCGCTTCCACCCCCGCCAGTTGTACCTGTCCGtgaagcagggggagctacagaaGGTGATCCTGATGCTGC TGGACAACCTGGACCCCAACTTCCAGAGCGATCAGCAGAGCAAGCGCACGCCCCTGCACGCGGCTGCCCAGAAGGGCTCCGTGGAGATCTGCCACGTGCTGCTGCAG GCCGGAGCCAACATCAATGCAGTGGACAAGCAGCAGCGGACGCCGCTGATGGAGGCTGTGGTGAACAACCACCTGGAGGCGGCCCGCTACATGGTGCAGCGTGGCGGCTGTGTCTACAGCAAG GAGGAGGACGGCTCCACCTGCCTGCACCATGCAGCCAAAATTGGGAACTTGGAGATGGTCAGCCTGCTCCTCAGCACGGGACAGGTGGATGTCAACGCCCAG GACAGTGGGGGGTGGACACCCATCATCTGGGCCGCGGAGCACAAGCACATTGAAGTGATCCGCATGCTGCTGACCCGGGGCGCTGATGTCACGCTCACGGACAAC GAAGAAAACATCtgcctgcactgggcttccttcACGGGCAGTGCGGCCATCGCCGAGGTCCTCCTCAATGCCCGCTGCGACCTCCACGCAGTCAACTACCACGGGGACACGCCCCTGCACATCGCGGCACGGGAGAGCTACCACGACTGTGTGCT GTTGTTCCTGTCACGCGGGGCGAACCCGGAGCTGCGGAACAAGGAGGGGGACACGGCGTGGGACCTGACTCCGGAGCGCTCCGATGTGTGGTTTGCCCTGCAGCTCAACCGCAAGCTTCGGCTGGGAGTGGGGAATCGGGCCATCCGCACTGAGAAGATTATATGCCG GAACCTCTCAGGCCTGTCCTTGCACCTGGTGGACCCCGCACCCACTCCTCTAGCgcccccagccccatctccctTCTGTCAGGGATGTGGCTCGGGGCTATGA